Genomic segment of Verrucomicrobiota bacterium:
CCTTGAGAGTATATCAGAAGAGATCACGTGCCTGCTTGGCGAGTCGCCGGTTCATCAACCGAAAGCTCTGCTAGCTTTGCACCCAGCACTTCGCACCTCTGCCTCCCCTTCGTGGTGGCGGGGGGGGTAAATGGTCATCTAAGAAAAAAAATGATTTCTATTTCTCGGCTGCCGGGGGTTTGATCTCCACGGTGCCGGCATTAAAACGTTTGAACTGGTCGAGGCCTTTGACCTCGACGACGTTGGCGCTCGTGTGGCCGAAACAGTAACGGATCTTCCCGTCATCCTGTTTGCCGAACCAGGCCCCGAAACCAATATTTTCCGCGCTCATGGATTTCTTCGAGGGCGTCTTCCCGTCATCCTGTTTGCCGAACCAGGCCCCGAAATCTTCTTGGAGCATGGAAATATCTTTCATACTTTTACCGCGTTCGACAGTCGTCCCCCAGCCGGCAGGATTATCTCGGGCGTCTTTAAACATGTCTTCAATCAAGATACCATCCTCGGTGAAAAAGTAGGCCTGTCCGTAGTTACCATGGATCGCCATGACAGAGCCCTGATCCCCGCCAAAGTCCACCGTGCCTGCGATAAATAACTCCCCAATGGGCTGGCCTTTCGGAGGCATAGGAACCTGTGATGATCCAAAGACACCGCCCCCGACACTGGGGAAGTTCCCTTTCTCCGAGCCGTCTTCCCTGAGCCACAGGTGGGTTCCTGATATCACATTCGCGTCAGTGCGGCCTGTGTAGAAATGTTTACCGACCCGGGTGAGTTGTTTGTTGGTCTGCGCATCGAGTTTGGAATTTGGCATTTTTGTAATGGTGCTTTTCTCATACACCGGTGCGCCAGCGGCCGTGAATCGAGTGGGTTTAATGATGTAATCATTCCAGTAAAAAGTCATGTCCGACGTGATCCGAGTATTCCCACTCCAGCCTGCACAATTTGCATCGGGTAGGACGACGATTTCGTCTTCGGTAATGATCTCGTCTCCATTCAAGTCGCTCCAGACATACATGGTTTTATCGGGATCTTGGGACCGCTGGAAAATGTTGAGGGAAGGCGGTAACCATTTCATAAACATTCCCGCCACAGGCCGGTAGTCGCCTTTTTCATTTTGCAGGTAGAGAACCGGTTGGCAGAGGCTATTTTGGAGGAAATACTCGTGCATTTTGCCGCTCGTATCACTGCGGAAGAGTTGGTTCACCTCGAAGAGGACAAAAGGCACGCCCATCGCGAGAAAATCCTTCGCGCCGGGTTTAGGTCCCGACCAGATGTATTGTTTGACCTTGTAGCTCTTGGTTTGTGAGGGGTCGACCTCAAGGATGATATTTTTGATTGAGGCGAGTTTGCTGTCTTGATCATGGAGTTTCCCGTCCCAATTACCGTACATGGTCGAGCCGATAAACTCTTTAACGAGTTTGCCGTCCTTATCCCAGACTGCTTGCCGCCTAGGGTGCATGCCCTCACTGGTCCAGAGGTAACCGCGGTCATCGACGGCGAGGGCTATTAATCGCTCAAACGCCAGTGGGTCATATTGGGGTTTGGGCTGGCCCCCCTTACGTCCGACGCTCCGGAGCAATTTGCCCAAGTCGGGCGAATATACTTTGACTTGGCGGCTCTCGGGGGCAGCGTCAAAAATATAGAGATTTTTGTCGGTATCAAAAGTAAAGGCGGCTGGCTGGCCCATCTCCGGCAGGGACACCGGAGTCTTGACCCCGGTGAAATCGATTTTGCCAAATCCATTCGTATCAGAGATGTAGAGTGTCTCATCGGCGCCAAAACCAATTTTACCTATTGTAGTGAGCGTGACATAAGGTGTATTGGTTTTCCCTGTTTCCTTATCCATGACCACCATTTGGGGTTTGAGATTTTTTGGATCGGTGCCCAAGACAGCTACTATGTTACTCGAGCCGACGGCGATCGAATCAATCACACTCGAAGGCATAGCAATTTGCGGGATTTGCCCGGCTGGGCGTTTAAAAAACGCGGCCGCACCATTTTTGACATTGATCTTTTTTAAACTGTTTCCCAGCCCGAAATAAAGGTTGTCCCCGTCGATGGCCACCGCTTGGACATTGCCCCAGGCTGTTTGGAATCCCCATGCCTTCTTATCATCTTTGCCGATGGCGATAATGCAGTCCGTACCTTCCGAGCCGTTGAATCCCACTACCGCGCGCCATGGGGAGTCCACTCCCGCCGGGACACATGCCATGGCCGCCCCGTCCCCGTGATTCGAACCCCAAGCGCTATTAAGGTAACCATGCCAAGGGGGATTACCCGGATTGTAAAAGCTGTATTCATATAGAGCATCGATTTCGGGAACGGTGACTCCGCGGACTGTATATTTGCCGGGGGGTAATCCATTACCTTTATCGTCTTTGCCATCCCAAGAAGTATGTACTTGAGTGGTGCCATCAGGATTTTGCGTGCCCCCGAGGGTTTCAGCCGTCCCGAGTTTCACGAGGTTACGCACACGCCGCCCACTGTCATTATCGATAACGACACTGATATATTTATGCCCAGCAGGAATGGTTAAAGGGATTTTGTCGGTGGGTAAGGAGGCCTTTTCGGGAGTCGGGGGGATGGACTCGGCTGTTTTTTTTGAGCAACCTTGCAGGGTGAAAAAAAAGGCCAAGGTGGATAAAAATAAAAGTTTCAAATAAGGGGGGTAGCTTATACGTACAATAAAATGCATGTTATAAGTTGACTTATAACATGCGGATGTCAATGATTATTAAAGATGTCTAATGCCCCCGTTAAAGTCTCCGACCTTGTCGCCCGCCTGAAAGGGCGGATTGTCGACGGGAGTTATCCAGCGGGTAAACGTATCCCCTCCTGCCGCGATCTGGAGCACGAAAGCGGGGCGAGCCACTTAACCGTTTTTTCCGCTATGAAAAAACTCGGGAAAGAGGGATTCCTCAAATCAAAAGGAAATCAAGGGACATTTGTGGTTAAATGTCCTCCGTTCTTGAAGAATGTGCTGCTTCTTTCAAACGGGGGTGATGAACAAAAAAAATCCCTCTTTTATCAACTTTTCAATCTCCGGATCGATGTGGTCGCCAGACAGATGGGAAGACAGGTACAGAGGATCAATCTGGATGTACTCATCACACACCCCGACAAAAAGGCGGACCTTTTTACGGATATCCGGGAACACCAGTATGAAGGGGCGATCATCCTTCCTCATTCACTGGATTTTAGTGGTACTCCCCTTGACCGTGTAAGCGGGTTCCCTTCGATCGGAGTTTTTAATTCATCCGCCTGCACATCCCTCTACACGGTTTGCGATTCGTTTTACCACAGGAGCGCGGCATTATTTAAAAAGGCGGGATGCCGCAGACCTGCGATCCTTTTGTCAAACCCGCAACATGATGCGGCGGGGCATAAAGAATATATCCTCCGTTCATTTAAGCCTTTTGCCCGGGGGATGGACGAGCCGCATATGATGAGTTTCGAGGCTTTGAATCCGGGATGGATCGGGGGGTGGATCCGCCTGCTGTATTCATTGCCTGCAAATCACAGGCCCGATGGGTTCTTGGTGACGGATGAGAATATGGTGGATGAAACGCTGAAAGCCATACGGACTTATGGAAAGGTGGATCCCGCTCAAGTCCCGCTGATCCGTCATGCAAGCTTGGTTCCCTCGACAAAAAATGAAGGCCCCGGCATAGCGATCGGTTATGATGTGGACCAGATTTGCGTGAATTGTTTCGAGTCCCTACGACTACAACGAAGCGAAAAAAAGAGCGTTTCTTATGCTATGTGTGCCGTGGGCAAAGAAGAAATTGGCATTCCGGAAAAAACGACTTATACTTTCACTTGTCCTCCCATTAAAAAAACAACCCTGAAGAAAAATACCCCATGAAAATCAAAAATGTTATTTAAAATAAGTCTCCTCTTGTCGGCATCCGTTTTGTCTTGCCTGGCAGTGCCCACCACGACGAATTCGATCACGGCATCGGGAAGGAATTATTTCTACGACAGTGAACGCATCGATGTCGTCGTCCCGGGAGACAAGGATAAATCAACGGTGGCATTCATCCACGAAGACGGGGCGACACTCTCGGTAGAGGCTCCGGTACAAAATGGGAAAATTTATCTTAACCTCATTCCTCACGCCCTTTCACAGGGTAAATGGAATGTGCAGGTCGCGGGTAAAGAGGCCGGGACTTTTAATGTGGTGAGCGCCATTCCCAAAACCCCTTTTGTCATGTGGAATTACCAAGCATGGTTGGATGACTCGAAAGATACCGCTTTTGGTCAAATGATGGGCACCGGGACAACCGAGGAAAGACTCAAGCTCTACCAGGATTTCGGGATGAATTTCCTCGCACTCCAAAACGGGGGATTTGGCATGAGCATCCGGACGATGGATCACCTTGTCCAGCTCGGGGCGCGGTATTCCTCATTAAATACCATGGCCGGCCAGCATCAACCGGGGGGCGCCCATAATGACTGGTCGGTGCCCGAGGTCGCGCAGGCAGTCCGTTTCGGCGTGCAGCACAATGCCCAATACGGCCTGAGATACGGCGCATTTGCCGGGGTGCATTATGCGGATGAACCCGCCTTGACTTACGGCACCAAAAATGAGAAGGGACAGTATGAGATTTATCATTCGGGGCACCCCATTCCTGACCAGTCGAAAAATTATTTTGGCCCCCTAGCTGTTCCCACCCAGATTGATTCATTTGTAAAGGACACGGGTAAAAAACCGGTTGATCCCCTCAATCCCCAAGCAAACATGGAAGATTGGTTGGCTTTCATGCGTTACCGCACGACCATCCTAGGCAAAGTCTTTGCTCAGGCTACCTCCGACCTGCATGCGATCGACCCGAAATTGATCGGGTACAGCCAGATATATGCATGGTGGTTCCTCGTGGACGGCCTTTACCCGTTTGAAAATGGGAAGGGTGTGGATGTCCTCTCCTCCCACGGTTACATCGATAATCAGTTCGGAATGTTTTATCCGATCAGTGAGACCGAGATGATAAGGACAGGGGCATGGAATAAACCGGTGTGGATGATGCCGATGTTCGAGGGGATGACCCGGCGCAGTGTCACCTACGCTTCCCTTTCCCGCCAGATCGAGGGTCTCGGCTGGGATCGCACGGCTTCTTTCAAACAACCCGGTATGATGGAACTCTCAAACCGGATCGTGCCGATTTCAGGTATCTTTACCCAGATCAAAAAGAAGCGTGATGAGGTCGGTGTCTTTTACAGCCGTGACCAGTATCTCCAGGAGATCGCCAAGGATGTAAAGGCTGCTGATAAATCTTATGCCGGCCGCATTGTCGCCGCGTGGATCACTTGTTTTACTGCTCATTACCCGGCTAATTATGTGATCGAAGAAGATTTTGCCTCCGGTGACGCATTCAAATACAAAGTCCTGGTCGCCCCGGGTCTCAAAGATGTCTCCCCAAGCTTAAAAACGGCCCTCGAAAAATATGTCAAAGACGGGGGAATGCTGATTTTGGATAAGGACTCCACGCTGCAAATTGCGGGAGCGACAAAGCTCGATGCCATTTTCCCCGACTGGACGAATACGGGCAAATGGAATCCCCAAGAGGTAAGTATGAATGAAAAACAGCGTTTTGAAAAACATATTTTGCCCATTACAAAGATCCTTGCAGAAACTCTCAAAGGCACCCTGATGCCTTTGATCGAGGGCGGAGACCCGATGCTTTTTGCGAGTGAACAAAAAGGGGGCTTGGTCCGTTATATCTGGGCGGTGAATATGAACCACGAAACGGTCAACCAAGAATCGGCCTTGGATACGAATTTTGTCCTGCCGTCCTCGGAAGCCACTTACGATGTTTTTGCCGGGCGCGAAGTCACCGGTGGAAAACAATCCCTGACGATGCCGGAGGGAGATGCCACCCTTTACGCCCTTTTGCCTGACAAGATCGCCAAAGTAACGACAAAACCGCCGGTCGTGGAGCCCGCCTCCGTGACCATCAGTGCGGCGGTGGAATCCGAGAAATTCCCGATTGCAGGTGTGCTGCCATTGGAAATCGAAATCTTGGATGCCAAAGGTAAACTTTTTAAAAAAATCTACCGTGCCACCGATGCGACCGGTCAATACAAGGAGAAACTGGCCTTGGGGCATATTGCCGGGGCCGGGGAATGGAAAGTCAATATTAAGGAATTGCTTTCAGGCAAAACAGTGCAGACCAGCTTTAAAACAGCCTCGGTCGAATATGCTTTTGCCTTGTGCGGCCCTGTCGATGTCAATGACAGCGCACACATCGCCACCGCCCTCGCGCAAAAGGATAAAACATTCCTCGTGCTCTACGGCTCTGATGACATGAAGGCAAAGGCCGATGCCGTCGTCAAACTCCTCGCATCGAAAAAAATCAAGGCTCAATCTGACAAAGCTGAAAACCATAAGACGGAACGCCCCGGTTTAGCCAACGGAGCGATGTACATGTCTTGGGGTGCCTTTGAAGCTCCGCTCGACATTCAACAGCCTATGATCCTTGTCGGTGACCGGAAAAATAACCCGCTCATTGCCCGGTTAATTGATAAACTCTCCCTCTATCCCCATCCCGTGAATGATCAATTCCCCGGGGCCGGGCGCGGCATGATTTACTGGGCCAAGACGGTATTTGGCCTGAATCAAGATATCATCGTGCTCTACGGTGAAGAGGCCGCCTCGATCGACCAGGCCACCCTAGCCCTCGGGCAAATTGCTTTGGGGAATCCCACCGGCGGCAATGCCACCCTCAATGTGAAACCCCCGCAATAATCTCAACCCCACCACCAAGCGCCCGCGCAATTTGCACCACGAAGATCACGAAAGACACGGAGAAAAAATCTGTTGAACTGTGTGTCAGGTGACGGGCGCTGCTTGCCGAATGCCGGATCTGCGGGTGAATGAAAGTGGCACGGGTGTCCTCGCCCGCTGAGATCGGGAAAAACACGGCCAAGATGGCCGTGCCACTCTCCGAGTGCTCTGCGTGAACCGCTCGGTTATGCCCGCTGACATCATCCCCCTGCGACTATCCGCCACCGGGAGCAATTTGCACCACGAAGATCACGAAAGGTACCGAGAGAAAATCTGTTGAACTGTGTGTCAGGCGACGGGCGCTGCTTGCCGAATGCCGGACCAGCGCGTGAAACAATGCGCCTCCTTGTGGCCAACCTTTTCCCCCCTCCTATCTGCATACTTGCAACTTGCTCCTTTTAACTTTCGTGCCTCCCCCAATATAATTCAAAAATGCGAAACCAATAACCAGACCGCCGCCCTGACATGGTTTTGGGGGAGAAGGGAGCGGCAGATTTTTTTTTGCTGGGGGCCGTTTCAAGTAGCGGGGAGTATGTCGGGATTTCCGACACACGACGGGTGCATCATTTATTCTGCGACTTCAGATACTCACCGATCGTCCGGTCCCCGATCCAGAGATTTTCGATGAGCCCTTGTCCATTCAGAATGCGGACGGTGACGCTCATCCTTTCCAGAGCCCTATTACGGCTGTGATCCCAGTAGGCCTGTTCGGCACGGGGTGCCATATTCTCCTCCATGTAGTACCTGTCGAAAGGTAGTTTCACATGTATCCGCGCGCGCGGAGTGGGGGCGAGCTGTCCCGGATAAGCCTTATCCATTTCGGCCCGCATGGCCTCAGGATGTTCAGAGACACCCCCGATCTTTGTCTTGCCCAGGAGCTGAGTGGACATTGCCTGATCATAAATCATGCGGTTGAGAATGCTCGCCAGCGTATTCGACAGGGAAGCGTCCTCGACGCCTGACTTCAAAGATTTCTCGATCGTTTCAGTCTCATAATTAGGCAGGTGACTGCGGATAAAGATGGAAAGGGCATCATCGGACTCCATTATTTTCCGCGCCAGACCCAAGGGATGGAGTATATCTCCCGGCTGGAGATTCATACTGGTGTCCACGTATTGAAGGGTCGTTTTGAGGTAGGCTTGTTTTCCCGCCGGGGGTTCGCTCAGGCATTGATCGAGCCGGGCCAGTCCATCCGGGCCGGACGCGACAGTGACGTAAACCGTGGCACCCGGGGCGAGACTTTGACCCACTGACTTATCATCCGTGGGGATATAATCGGGCTCCAGCTGGATGGAGACGAATCGTCCACGGAAAGCGTCATACGGATCCACCGCCCGTGTTTTGAATCGGTACTCTTGGCCCGTGCGCAAGATCACTTCCCAGCGATAGATCATAAAACCACACACGCCTAGTTGAAAGACGCACAGTCCGGCAAAACAAAGGATGAGAGAGCTCTTTTTCATGGGGTCGGCCCCCCTTTCCGGCGGGCGAGAAAGAAATTCACACCTAAAAAGGCGGAGCCCAGCACGATGAAAACCAATCCCTTTGCGATGAATCCAAAGTCACTGTCAAAAAAGCGGGTCAGGATGAGGGCGGCCATCATCAGCATGCCATAGTTCACGGTGCCTAATTGGCGTTCCTTGATCCCTTCGACCAATGTCATGATGCTGAATCCTAGGAAATAGAGATTCGCAATAATAAAAAACGG
This window contains:
- a CDS encoding GDYXXLXY domain-containing protein yields the protein MKKSSLILCFAGLCVFQLGVCGFMIYRWEVILRTGQEYRFKTRAVDPYDAFRGRFVSIQLEPDYIPTDDKSVGQSLAPGATVYVTVASGPDGLARLDQCLSEPPAGKQAYLKTTLQYVDTSMNLQPGDILHPLGLARKIMESDDALSIFIRSHLPNYETETIEKSLKSGVEDASLSNTLASILNRMIYDQAMSTQLLGKTKIGGVSEHPEAMRAEMDKAYPGQLAPTPRARIHVKLPFDRYYMEENMAPRAEQAYWDHSRNRALERMSVTVRILNGQGLIENLWIGDRTIGEYLKSQNK
- a CDS encoding GntR family transcriptional regulator, whose amino-acid sequence is MSNAPVKVSDLVARLKGRIVDGSYPAGKRIPSCRDLEHESGASHLTVFSAMKKLGKEGFLKSKGNQGTFVVKCPPFLKNVLLLSNGGDEQKKSLFYQLFNLRIDVVARQMGRQVQRINLDVLITHPDKKADLFTDIREHQYEGAIILPHSLDFSGTPLDRVSGFPSIGVFNSSACTSLYTVCDSFYHRSAALFKKAGCRRPAILLSNPQHDAAGHKEYILRSFKPFARGMDEPHMMSFEALNPGWIGGWIRLLYSLPANHRPDGFLVTDENMVDETLKAIRTYGKVDPAQVPLIRHASLVPSTKNEGPGIAIGYDVDQICVNCFESLRLQRSEKKSVSYAMCAVGKEEIGIPEKTTYTFTCPPIKKTTLKKNTP